A stretch of Brassica rapa cultivar Chiifu-401-42 chromosome A08, CAAS_Brap_v3.01, whole genome shotgun sequence DNA encodes these proteins:
- the LOC103833134 gene encoding amino acid permease 5 has translation MVENSKSRQELGISIDVLPRNSSDLFDEDGRVKRTGTVWTASAHIITAVIGSGVLSLAWAVAQIGWVGGPVVMILFSLVTYYTSILLCACYRSGDSDTGKRNYTYMDAIHSNLGGIKVKLCGVVQYVNLFGTAIGYTIASAISMIAIQRTSCQQSNGDKDPCHVNGNPYMIAFGAIQIIFSQIPDFDQLWWLSIVAALMSFGYSTIGLGLGISRMVDNKEIKGTLTGVAIGTVTPTEKVWRTFQSLGNIAFAYSYSMILIEIQDTLKAPPAEEKTMRKATLISVAVTTLFYMLCGCVGYAAFGDSAPGNLLAAGGFRNPYWLLDIANLAIVIHLVGAYQVYCQPVFAFVEKEASKRYPESKFITKETKIHIFPRSKPFNLNLFKLVWRTVFVITTTLISMIVPFFNDVLGLLGAIGFWPLTVYFPVEMYIVQKNVPRWSTRWVCLQVLSLACLVVSVAAAAGSVVGIVTDLKSYKPFKTDF, from the exons atggtcgAGAATTCAAAGAGTCGTCAGGAATTAGGTATCTCCATCGATGTTCTTCCTCGGAACAGCTCCGACTTATTCGACGAAGATGGCCGTGTCAAGCGAACCG GGACTGTGTGGACAGCAAGTGCACATATTATAACAGCAGTTATTGGATCGGGAGTGTTGTCTCTGGCATGGGCTGTTGCTCAGATTGGTTGGGTGGGTGGTCCAGTAGTTATGATACTCTTCTCCCTCGTCACTTATTACACTTCTATTCTCCTCTGTGCTTGTTACCGTTCAGGCGACTCTGACACCGGCAAGAGAAACTACACTTACATGGATGCTATCCACTCTAACCTCG GTGGTATTAAGGTGAAATTATGTGGAGTTGTGCAGTATGTTAATCTCTTTGGTACTGCAATTGGTTACACTATTGCATCAGCTATAAGCATGAT agcaatCCAACGGACAAGTTGCCAGCAAAGTAATGGAGATAAAGATCCATGTCATGTGAATGGAAATCCTTACATGATTGCGTTTGGTGCAATACAAATCATATTCTCTCAGATTCCGGATTTTGATCAGTTGTGGTGGCTATCCATTGTGGCTGCACTCATGTCTTTTGGTTACTCCACCATTGGTCTTGGTCTTGGCATCTCAAGAATGGTAGATAACAAAGAAATCAAAGGCACTCTCACTGGAGTCGCCATTGGGACAGTGACACCCACCGAGAAAGTCTGGAGAACTTTTCAGTCTCTCGGTAACATTGCGTTTGCCTACTCTTACTCCATGATTCTCATCGAGATTCAG GACACGCTAAAAGCCCCGCCTGCAGAAGAAAAGACGATGAGGAAAGCGACTCTCATAAGTGTGGCAGTGACGACGCTCTTCTACATGCTCTGTGGCTGCGTAGGGTATGCAGCATTCGGAGATTCCGCGCCAGGAAATCTCCTCGCTGCTGGAGGGTTCAGAAACCCGTATTGGTTGCTTGACATAGCCAATCTCGCCATAGTGATTCATTTAGTTGGAGCTTACCAAGTCTATTGCCAACCAGTCTTTGCTTTCGTCGAGAAAGAAGCTTCAAAGAGGTATCCAGAGAGTAAGTTCATCACAAAGGAGACAAAGATCCACATCTTTCCGAGGTCCAAACCTTTCAATTTGAATCTCTTTAAGCTTGTGTGGAGGACGGTTTTTGTGATTACAACAACGTTGATCTCAATGATAGTGCCTTTCTTTAACGACGTGCTTGGTCTCTTGGGGGCCATTGGTTTTTGGCCTCTAACGGTTTATTTCCCGGTGGAAATGTATATTGTTCAGAAGAATGTGCCTAGATGGAGCACAAGATGGGTTTGTCTTCAAGTCTTGAGTTTGGCTTGTCTTGTTGTGTCTGTAGCGGCCGCAGCAGGATCTGTAGTTGGGATTGTTACTGATCTCAAGAGTTACAAACCTTTCAAGACGGACTTCTGA